The proteins below come from a single Nostoc sp. KVJ3 genomic window:
- a CDS encoding DUF6391 domain-containing protein yields MNTSASFQSGSSPFEFFNFDFTIPLSEKVPAPEYHSLDFPQPTQDADLLRQLSFIPGLKEILMIRQVHALEHATVWVLSESKSGYPAKGETNNVQLDNELLGGLSTEHGFYLYGEVNISDLRRAVTLARHRLTNGEWDLAVHPRCGTNLSVAMILTAGLAVGVHLLLPFRPIEQLIGLGLAATTAAELAPDLGSIAQRYLTTAIPFNLAIENITRTRDVWGRDAHFVKVGWEE; encoded by the coding sequence ATGAATACTTCTGCTTCTTTTCAGAGTGGCTCGTCTCCCTTTGAATTTTTTAACTTTGATTTTACGATACCTCTATCTGAGAAAGTTCCGGCTCCAGAATACCATTCCTTGGACTTTCCACAACCCACACAAGATGCTGACCTACTCAGACAGCTATCATTTATTCCAGGGTTGAAAGAAATTTTGATGATCCGGCAGGTTCACGCCTTAGAACACGCTACTGTTTGGGTTCTTAGCGAATCAAAAAGTGGCTATCCTGCGAAAGGAGAAACTAATAACGTTCAACTAGATAACGAACTATTAGGCGGTTTGTCTACCGAGCATGGATTTTACCTTTATGGTGAGGTAAATATTAGTGATTTGCGGCGTGCGGTAACACTTGCTCGACATCGCCTCACCAATGGAGAATGGGATTTAGCTGTACATCCCCGTTGTGGCACAAATTTATCAGTAGCAATGATCTTAACAGCTGGACTAGCTGTAGGTGTGCATTTGTTACTACCATTTCGACCAATCGAGCAACTTATCGGTTTGGGGTTAGCAGCGACGACAGCAGCTGAACTCGCACCTGACTTGGGTTCTATAGCACAGCGTTACCTAACAACAGCCATTCCTTTTAACCTAGCAATTGAAAATATTACCCGTACACGCGACGTTTGGGGGCGTGACGCACATTTTGTTAAAGTGGGCTGGGAAGAATGA
- a CDS encoding helix-turn-helix domain-containing protein — protein sequence MAGGKSETPVSLSDRELQIIDLVAAGLTNQEIAGKLEISKRTVDNHISNILTKTETENRVALVRWALQWGKVCLNDVNCCLLPNQIE from the coding sequence ATGGCTGGTGGCAAGTCTGAGACCCCTGTTAGTCTGTCAGACAGAGAACTGCAAATTATCGACCTAGTGGCCGCTGGCTTAACTAACCAAGAAATTGCAGGAAAACTGGAGATTAGCAAACGTACAGTTGATAACCATATCAGTAATATTCTGACCAAGACCGAGACAGAAAATCGAGTAGCTCTTGTCCGCTGGGCTTTACAGTGGGGAAAAGTCTGTTTGAATGATGTCAATTGCTGTCTTCTGCCTAACCAGATCGAATAA
- a CDS encoding carbohydrate kinase family protein — protein sequence MSNSRVLCIGEILFDCLADQLGLKLEEVKSWTTYPGGAPANVACALVKLGMPAGFIGAVGEDEPGNELVKLLQNVGVDTTGVQRHPTAPTRQVYVTRDLAGDRTFAGFGQYDTAEFADTRLQAKQLPDALFQEADFLILGTLELAYPESEQAIYRALELAEHYDLKIMLDVNWRPVFWDEPNIAHQKIPELFKHVDFLKLSKEEAEWLFETADPGAITYRLASIEGVLVTDGENGCTYCLGENEGKLPSFSIPVVDTTGAGDSFLAGFIHQLSHYGIHSLRDAETAKRIVTYASAVGALTTIKPGAIASQPTVAEVEAFLASHQL from the coding sequence ATGAGCAATTCCCGTGTTTTGTGCATCGGCGAAATTTTGTTTGATTGTTTAGCCGATCAATTAGGGTTAAAGCTGGAAGAAGTTAAATCTTGGACTACCTACCCAGGAGGGGCACCAGCTAACGTAGCCTGTGCTTTAGTCAAGCTGGGGATGCCAGCAGGATTTATTGGAGCTGTTGGTGAAGATGAACCAGGAAATGAACTGGTCAAGCTATTACAAAATGTAGGTGTAGATACAACAGGCGTACAACGCCACCCCACAGCACCAACGCGGCAAGTTTATGTTACACGCGATCTGGCTGGCGATCGCACTTTTGCCGGATTTGGTCAGTATGACACCGCAGAATTTGCCGATACTCGCTTGCAAGCCAAACAATTGCCAGATGCGCTGTTTCAAGAGGCAGATTTTCTGATTTTGGGTACTTTGGAATTAGCGTATCCTGAAAGCGAACAGGCAATTTACCGCGCCCTAGAGTTAGCAGAACATTATGACCTGAAGATTATGCTAGATGTCAACTGGCGACCTGTATTTTGGGACGAGCCAAACATCGCGCATCAAAAAATTCCAGAATTATTTAAGCACGTCGATTTCCTCAAACTCTCCAAAGAAGAAGCTGAATGGTTATTTGAAACCGCAGATCCCGGAGCCATCACTTATCGCTTGGCTTCGATTGAAGGGGTGCTGGTGACAGATGGGGAAAATGGTTGCACCTATTGTCTGGGTGAGAACGAAGGCAAATTACCTTCCTTTTCCATCCCTGTCGTTGATACAACTGGTGCAGGGGATAGCTTTTTAGCAGGATTTATCCACCAACTGAGTCATTACGGTATCCACAGCTTGCGGGATGCCGAAACCGCAAAACGCATCGTCACTTATGCTAGTGCTGTTGGGGCACTGACTACCATTAAACCAGGTGCGATCGCTTCTCAACCAACAGTTGCCGAAGTTGAAGCTTTTCTAGCCTCACATCAACTCTAG
- a CDS encoding type II toxin-antitoxin system RelE family toxin: MHDYQVVFSRSAQKELEALTIEAISRITSKIEDLTLEPRPDGCKKLKGQSNRWQSESEIIA; the protein is encoded by the coding sequence GTGCATGATTATCAAGTTGTCTTTTCCCGTTCTGCTCAAAAAGAACTTGAAGCCCTAACAATTGAGGCGATTAGTCGAATTACTTCCAAGATTGAGGATCTGACGCTTGAGCCGCGCCCAGACGGTTGTAAAAAGTTGAAGGGACAGTCGAATCGCTGGCAATCAGAGTCGGAGATTATCGCGTGA
- a CDS encoding type II toxin-antitoxin system RelE family toxin — MIYSIEDDSRVVEIIMVCHRSQAYR, encoded by the coding sequence GTGATTTACAGTATTGAAGATGATAGCCGTGTGGTTGAAATAATTATGGTTTGTCATCGTAGTCAAGCATATAGGTAA